A region of Streptomyces sp. NBC_01788 DNA encodes the following proteins:
- a CDS encoding Bax inhibitor-1/YccA family protein produces MRSRNPVFSRRGFSRDNGYAGFNAAPQAGGPAVGTQGNPYAQGNPYAQPSGNPYAQNPYAQQDLQGAPPQAPATTGRMTMDDVVLRTASTLGTLVLTAALAWALLPVDSANINRSYGIGIGAMVIGMVLALVQSFKRKASPALILSYAAVEGVFLGVVSNVVDTHVASGAAMQAVIGTMAVFVGVLLAYKAGWIRVTRRFYGFVMAAALGFVLLMMVNMLFAVFGGGDGLGFRSGPLGILFGVIGIILGACFLALDFKQVEDGIAYGAPREEAWLAAFGLTLTLVWIYMEFLRLIAILNQSD; encoded by the coding sequence ATGAGGAGCAGAAACCCGGTCTTCTCGCGACGGGGGTTCAGCCGCGACAACGGCTACGCGGGCTTCAACGCCGCGCCGCAGGCCGGGGGTCCAGCTGTCGGCACGCAGGGCAATCCGTACGCGCAGGGCAACCCGTACGCCCAGCCGAGCGGCAACCCCTACGCGCAGAACCCTTACGCTCAACAAGACCTTCAGGGCGCGCCGCCGCAGGCCCCGGCCACCACCGGCCGGATGACGATGGACGACGTCGTCCTGCGCACCGCGTCCACGCTCGGCACGCTGGTCCTGACGGCCGCGCTCGCCTGGGCGCTGCTGCCGGTCGACAGCGCCAACATCAACCGTTCCTACGGGATCGGCATCGGCGCCATGGTGATCGGCATGGTGCTGGCCCTGGTGCAGTCCTTCAAGCGCAAGGCCTCGCCCGCGCTGATCCTGTCCTACGCCGCGGTCGAGGGCGTGTTCCTCGGCGTCGTCTCCAACGTCGTCGACACCCATGTCGCCAGCGGCGCGGCCATGCAGGCCGTGATCGGCACGATGGCCGTCTTCGTCGGTGTCCTGCTGGCGTACAAGGCGGGCTGGATCCGCGTCACCCGCCGGTTCTACGGCTTCGTGATGGCGGCGGCGCTCGGCTTCGTGCTGCTGATGATGGTCAACATGCTGTTCGCGGTGTTCGGCGGCGGCGACGGCCTCGGCTTCCGCAGCGGCCCGCTCGGCATCCTCTTCGGCGTCATCGGCATCATCCTCGGCGCCTGCTTCCTGGCCCTGGACTTCAAGCAGGTCGAGGACGGCATCGCCTACGGCGCGCCGCGCGAGGAAGCGTGGCTCGCGGCCTTCGGCCTCACGCTGACCCTGGTGTGGATCTACATGGAGTTCCTGCGCCTCATCGCGATCCTCAACCAGAGCGACTAG
- a CDS encoding DUF4287 domain-containing protein, with protein MSQVFSEETHRNLLARIPHCTGRAISDWLRTVEEGPALRFEEKVSWLRHEHDLAYGHAKALIHEYDLRRAARKLL; from the coding sequence ATGTCCCAAGTCTTCTCCGAAGAGACCCATCGCAATCTGCTCGCCCGCATCCCCCACTGCACCGGTCGTGCCATCTCCGACTGGCTGCGCACCGTCGAAGAAGGCCCCGCGCTCCGCTTCGAGGAGAAGGTCAGCTGGCTCCGCCACGAGCACGACCTCGCGTACGGCCACGCCAAGGCGCTCATCCACGAGTACGACCTGAGAAGGGCCGCGCGCAAGCTGCTCTAG
- a CDS encoding SGNH/GDSL hydrolase family protein → MTNMSRARVARRIAAGAAYGGGGLGLVGAAAVGLLLAEVQMAKRHVGNGTDNHVPVADGLYGRAYDTPGEPPLSLVMLGDSTAAGQGVHRAGQTPGALLASGLAAVAEHPVRMRNVALPGARSDDLDRQVALVLGDPERVPDICVIMVGANDVTHRMPPTRSVRHLSAAVRRLRTAGAEVVVGTCPDFGTIEPVQQPLRWLARRASRQLAAAQTIGAVEQGGRTVSLGDLLGPEFAANPRELFGPDNYHPSAEGYATAAMAVLPTVCAALGLWPAEEERPDVFRSEGFLPVARAAAEAASQAGTEVTAALPTGPRGPWALLKRRRRRRVPEPDPASSGPSEEPLTPTGWDESGGGLRAV, encoded by the coding sequence ATGACGAACATGTCGAGGGCGAGAGTGGCCCGGCGGATCGCGGCCGGCGCCGCGTACGGCGGCGGCGGACTCGGCCTGGTCGGTGCCGCGGCCGTCGGCCTGCTGCTGGCCGAGGTGCAGATGGCCAAGCGTCACGTGGGCAACGGCACGGACAACCACGTGCCGGTCGCGGACGGCCTGTACGGCCGCGCCTACGACACTCCCGGCGAGCCGCCGCTGAGCCTGGTCATGCTCGGCGACTCCACGGCCGCGGGGCAGGGGGTGCACCGGGCCGGGCAGACGCCGGGCGCGCTGCTGGCGTCCGGTCTGGCGGCGGTGGCGGAACACCCGGTGCGGATGCGCAACGTGGCGCTGCCCGGTGCCCGGTCGGACGACCTGGACCGCCAGGTGGCGCTGGTGCTCGGCGATCCGGAGCGGGTGCCGGACATCTGCGTGATCATGGTCGGCGCGAACGACGTGACCCACCGGATGCCGCCGACGCGCTCGGTGCGCCATCTGTCGGCGGCGGTGCGGCGGCTGCGCACGGCGGGCGCGGAGGTCGTCGTGGGCACCTGCCCGGACTTCGGCACGATCGAGCCGGTGCAGCAGCCGCTGCGGTGGCTGGCCCGGCGGGCCTCGCGCCAGTTGGCGGCGGCGCAGACGATCGGGGCGGTGGAGCAGGGGGGCCGGACCGTGTCGCTGGGCGACCTGCTGGGTCCGGAGTTCGCGGCGAACCCGCGGGAGCTGTTCGGTCCGGACAACTACCACCCCTCGGCGGAGGGGTACGCGACGGCGGCGATGGCGGTGCTGCCGACGGTGTGCGCGGCGCTGGGCCTGTGGCCGGCCGAGGAGGAGCGTCCGGACGTCTTCCGCAGCGAGGGCTTCCTGCCGGTGGCCCGCGCGGCGGCCGAGGCCGCGTCGCAGGCGGGCACGGAGGTCACGGCGGCCCTGCCGACCGGCCCGCGTGGGCCCTGGGCCCTGCTCAAGCGGCGCCGGCGGCGCCGGGTCCCCGAGCCCGACCCGGCCTCTTCCGGGCCGTCCGAGGAGCCCCTCACCCCGACGGGCTGGGACGAGTCCGGGGGCGGTCTCCGGGCGGTCTGA
- a CDS encoding ABC transporter permease — translation MFRTALRNVLAHKARLLMTVLAVMLGVAFVSGTLVFTNTISDAFQKSSAKGFDHVDVAVRSKFQQSKGDQVGKRPELTQALLDESARVPGAGSVIGVVHGFTAIADKDGKLIGGGFQSQGGNYWGTKDPRYPLKSGAAPHGENQVLIDSETARRAGYKVGDTVRVSVDGPVLKPTVSGIFTTDDGNVAAGGSLALFDTATAQKLFGKPGTYDEIDVQAKAGTSQAALKTQLDRVLPKGKTETTTAAKLADDQARMISDSMSGLRQGLLVFAGIALFVGTFIIANTFTMLVAQRTKELALLRAVGASRRQVTRSVLIEAFLVGTVAAVTGLVAGIGIGAGLKSLLGSMGATVPDGPLVVTPGTAVAALAVGVLVTMLAAWLPGRRAAKIPPVAAMSSLHAQATAKSLVLRNTIGALFSAAGVATVLAATTMDDIQSAQAPMGIGAVLLIIGVFILTPLLSRPLIAATAPVLRAFGVSGKLARQNSVRNPRRTAATASALMIGLTLITGMTVMAGSLQHAIDKMASSAIRADYVVSMANGNFLSPDVDSKLRATEGVTATSPLRNAPSRIDGQTEFLTGVNGKAIRELTDLRVDDGSFTVGGTKVVVDDKTAKSHDWKAGSVFTASFEDGKKQRLTVAGVYEGNEMIRGIMLDNATLTPHESRPNDMQVMVKTSDGASDATKDRLVEALGSNPAIKIQDKKDISNGIAQIFTLMLNLLYGLLAMAVIVAVLGVINTLAMSVFERSQEIGMLRAIGLDRKGIKRMVRLESLVISLFGGVLGIGLGVFFGWAAGELLGSSLSTYELILPWSRLVVFLLLAAAVGVLAALWPARRAARLNMLQAIKSE, via the coding sequence ATGTTCCGCACAGCCTTGCGCAACGTACTCGCGCACAAGGCCCGGCTCCTCATGACTGTGCTCGCCGTGATGCTCGGCGTCGCCTTCGTGTCGGGGACCCTGGTCTTCACCAACACCATCTCGGACGCGTTCCAGAAGAGTTCCGCCAAGGGCTTCGACCATGTCGACGTGGCCGTGCGGTCCAAGTTCCAGCAGAGCAAGGGCGACCAGGTCGGCAAGCGGCCCGAGCTGACCCAGGCGCTGCTGGACGAGAGCGCCCGCGTCCCCGGCGCCGGCTCCGTCATCGGCGTCGTGCACGGCTTCACCGCGATCGCCGACAAGGACGGCAAGCTGATCGGCGGCGGCTTCCAGTCCCAGGGCGGCAACTACTGGGGCACGAAGGACCCCCGTTACCCGCTCAAGTCGGGCGCCGCCCCGCACGGCGAGAACCAGGTCCTCATCGACTCCGAGACCGCCCGGCGCGCCGGGTACAAGGTCGGCGACACCGTCCGCGTCTCCGTCGACGGCCCCGTCCTGAAGCCCACCGTCAGCGGCATCTTCACCACCGACGACGGCAACGTCGCGGCCGGCGGCAGCCTCGCCCTGTTCGACACGGCGACCGCCCAGAAGCTGTTCGGCAAGCCGGGCACGTACGACGAGATCGACGTGCAGGCGAAGGCGGGCACCAGCCAGGCGGCGCTGAAGACGCAGCTCGACCGGGTGCTGCCGAAGGGGAAGACCGAGACGACCACCGCCGCCAAGCTCGCCGACGACCAGGCGCGGATGATCTCGGACTCGATGAGCGGACTGCGTCAGGGCCTGCTGGTCTTCGCCGGCATCGCGCTGTTCGTCGGCACGTTCATCATCGCCAACACCTTCACCATGCTGGTCGCCCAGCGCACCAAGGAACTGGCGCTGCTGCGCGCGGTCGGCGCCTCCCGCCGCCAGGTCACCCGGTCCGTGCTGATCGAGGCGTTCCTGGTGGGCACGGTGGCCGCCGTGACCGGTCTGGTCGCGGGCATCGGCATCGGCGCCGGACTGAAGTCCCTGCTGGGCTCGATGGGCGCCACCGTGCCCGACGGGCCGCTGGTCGTCACGCCCGGCACGGCCGTCGCCGCCCTCGCGGTCGGTGTCCTCGTGACCATGCTGGCCGCGTGGCTGCCCGGCCGCCGGGCCGCCAAGATCCCGCCGGTGGCGGCGATGAGCAGCCTGCACGCCCAGGCGACCGCCAAGTCGCTGGTGCTGCGCAACACCATCGGCGCCCTGTTCTCGGCCGCCGGTGTCGCCACGGTCCTGGCGGCCACGACGATGGACGACATCCAGTCCGCCCAGGCACCCATGGGCATCGGCGCGGTGCTGCTGATCATCGGCGTGTTCATCCTGACCCCGCTGCTGTCCCGTCCGCTGATCGCCGCCACGGCCCCCGTCCTGCGCGCCTTCGGCGTCTCCGGCAAGCTGGCCCGGCAGAACTCGGTACGCAACCCGCGCCGTACGGCGGCCACCGCGTCCGCGCTGATGATCGGCCTGACCCTCATCACCGGCATGACCGTGATGGCGGGCAGCCTCCAGCACGCGATCGACAAGATGGCCTCGTCCGCGATCCGCGCCGACTACGTGGTGTCGATGGCGAACGGCAACTTCCTCTCCCCGGACGTCGACAGCAAGCTGCGCGCCACCGAGGGCGTGACGGCCACCAGCCCGCTGCGCAACGCGCCCTCCCGCATCGACGGGCAGACCGAGTTCCTCACCGGGGTGAACGGCAAGGCGATCCGCGAGCTGACCGATCTCCGGGTCGACGACGGCTCCTTCACGGTCGGCGGCACGAAGGTCGTCGTCGACGACAAGACCGCCAAGTCGCACGACTGGAAGGCCGGTTCGGTCTTCACCGCCTCCTTCGAGGACGGCAAGAAGCAGCGCCTGACCGTCGCCGGGGTCTACGAGGGCAACGAGATGATCCGCGGGATCATGCTGGACAACGCCACCCTCACGCCGCACGAGTCCCGCCCGAACGACATGCAGGTCATGGTCAAGACCTCCGACGGGGCGTCCGACGCGACCAAGGACCGGCTGGTGGAGGCCCTCGGCTCCAACCCGGCAATCAAGATCCAGGACAAGAAGGACATCTCCAACGGCATCGCGCAGATCTTCACCCTGATGCTGAACCTGCTCTACGGCCTGCTCGCCATGGCGGTGATCGTCGCGGTCCTCGGAGTCATCAACACCCTGGCGATGTCGGTGTTCGAGCGCTCCCAGGAGATCGGCATGCTCCGCGCCATCGGCCTGGACCGCAAGGGCATCAAGCGGATGGTCCGTCTGGAGTCCCTGGTGATCTCCCTGTTCGGCGGTGTCCTCGGCATCGGGCTCGGCGTCTTCTTCGGCTGGGCGGCCGGTGAGCTGCTGGGCTCCAGCCTGTCGACGTACGAGCTGATCCTGCCCTGGTCGCGGCTGGTCGTCTTCCTGCTGCTCGCGGCGGCGGTCGGCGTGCTGGCGGCCCTGTGGCCGGCCCGGCGCGCGGCCCGCCTGAACATGCTCCAGGCCATCAAGTCGGAGTAG
- a CDS encoding 4-hydroxybenzoate 3-monooxygenase has translation MRTTVGIIGAGPAGLLLARLLHNAGIDSVVLESRDRAYVEHRQRAGILEQGTVDVLRAAGAGERMDREGLRHDGIELRFDRRRHRVDFPALTGGRSVMVYAQTEVCKDLIALQLDEGGPLLFEAEALAVEGAESDRPAVRFRHQGREDVLQCDYVVGCDGFWGVARKAVPASLSQVFERTYPFGWLGILADVAPSHDELVYARHDRGFALLSMRSPSVSRLYLQVPADTDAAAWNDEEIWDELERRLETDDDWTLRRGPITQKSVTPMRSYVHEPMRHGRLFLAGDSAHIVPPTGAKGLNLAVGDVVTFARALVHERETGSAALLDAYSATCLRRVWQAERFSYDMTTMLHRDPDATAFEQRLQQARLDRISSCRAAETDLAEGYTGFPIG, from the coding sequence ATGCGCACCACCGTCGGCATCATCGGAGCCGGACCGGCCGGCCTGCTCCTCGCCCGGCTGCTCCACAACGCCGGGATCGACTCGGTCGTCCTGGAGAGCCGCGACCGCGCCTACGTCGAGCACCGGCAGCGGGCCGGAATCCTGGAGCAGGGCACCGTCGACGTGCTGCGCGCGGCCGGGGCGGGGGAGCGGATGGACCGCGAGGGGCTGCGGCACGACGGGATCGAGCTGCGCTTCGACCGGCGCCGGCACCGTGTCGACTTCCCCGCGCTCACCGGTGGACGGTCGGTGATGGTCTACGCCCAGACCGAGGTCTGCAAGGACCTCATCGCCCTCCAGCTCGACGAGGGCGGCCCGCTGCTGTTCGAGGCGGAGGCGCTGGCCGTGGAAGGGGCGGAGAGCGACCGCCCCGCCGTCCGGTTCCGCCACCAGGGGCGAGAGGACGTCCTCCAGTGCGACTACGTCGTCGGCTGCGACGGCTTCTGGGGCGTGGCCCGCAAGGCCGTACCGGCCTCGCTCTCCCAGGTGTTCGAGCGGACGTACCCCTTCGGCTGGCTCGGCATCCTCGCCGACGTCGCCCCCTCGCACGACGAGCTGGTCTACGCCCGCCACGACCGCGGTTTCGCCCTGCTCTCCATGCGCTCGCCGTCCGTCTCCCGCCTCTACCTCCAGGTGCCCGCGGACACCGACGCCGCGGCGTGGAACGACGAGGAGATCTGGGACGAGCTCGAACGGCGGCTGGAGACCGACGACGACTGGACCCTGCGCCGCGGCCCGATCACCCAGAAGTCGGTGACCCCGATGCGCTCCTACGTCCACGAGCCCATGCGGCACGGCCGCCTGTTCCTGGCCGGGGACTCCGCCCACATCGTGCCGCCGACCGGGGCCAAGGGGCTGAACCTTGCCGTCGGCGACGTCGTCACCTTCGCGCGGGCGCTCGTCCACGAGAGGGAGACGGGGTCCGCCGCACTCCTCGACGCCTACTCGGCGACCTGCCTGCGGCGCGTCTGGCAGGCGGAGCGCTTCAGCTACGACATGACGACGATGCTGCACCGCGACCCGGACGCCACCGCCTTCGAGCAACGCCTGCAACAGGCCCGTCTGGACCGGATCAGCTCCTGCCGGGCCGCCGAGACCGACCTCGCCGAGGGCTACACCGGGTTCCCGATCGGCTGA
- a CDS encoding acetyl-CoA C-acetyltransferase: protein MPEAVIVSTARSPIGRAFKGSLKDLRPDDLTATIVQAALAKIPELDPRDIDDLMLGCGLPGGEQGNNLGRIVAVQMGMDHLPGCTITRYCSSSLQTSRMALHAIRAGEGDVFVSAGVEMVSRFTKGNSDSLPDTHNPVFAEAEARTAARAEQGGSSWHDPREDGLVPDAYIAMGQTAENLARLKGVTRQEMDEFGVRSQNLAEEALKNGFWEREITPVTLPDGTVIGKDDGPRPGVTMEGVAGLKPVFRPDGLVTAGNCCPLNDGAAAVVIMSDTKARELGLTPLARIVSTGVSALSPEIMGLGPVEASRQALKRAGLTVGDIDLVEINEAFAAQVIPSYRDLGIDLDRLNVNGGAIAVGHPFGMTGARITGTLVNSLQFHDKQFGLETMCVGGGQGMAMVVERLS, encoded by the coding sequence ATGCCCGAAGCCGTCATCGTCTCGACTGCCCGCTCCCCCATCGGCCGCGCCTTCAAGGGCTCCCTCAAGGACCTGCGCCCGGACGACCTCACCGCCACGATCGTCCAGGCGGCGCTCGCGAAGATCCCCGAGCTGGATCCCCGGGACATCGACGACCTGATGCTCGGCTGTGGCCTGCCCGGCGGCGAGCAGGGCAACAACCTCGGCCGGATCGTCGCCGTGCAGATGGGCATGGACCACCTGCCCGGCTGCACCATCACCCGCTACTGCTCCTCCTCGCTCCAGACCTCCCGGATGGCCCTGCACGCGATCAGGGCCGGCGAGGGCGACGTCTTCGTCTCGGCCGGCGTCGAGATGGTCTCCCGGTTCACCAAGGGCAACTCCGACAGCCTGCCGGACACGCACAACCCGGTCTTCGCCGAGGCGGAGGCCCGCACCGCGGCCAGGGCCGAGCAGGGCGGCTCGTCCTGGCACGACCCGCGCGAGGACGGCCTGGTCCCGGACGCCTACATCGCGATGGGCCAGACCGCGGAGAACCTGGCCCGCCTCAAGGGCGTCACCCGCCAGGAGATGGACGAGTTCGGCGTGCGTTCGCAGAACCTCGCCGAGGAGGCCCTCAAGAACGGGTTCTGGGAGCGGGAGATCACCCCGGTGACGCTGCCCGACGGCACGGTGATCGGCAAGGACGACGGCCCGCGCCCCGGCGTGACCATGGAGGGCGTGGCCGGCCTCAAGCCCGTCTTCCGCCCGGACGGCCTGGTCACCGCCGGCAACTGCTGCCCGCTCAACGACGGTGCCGCCGCGGTCGTCATCATGTCCGACACCAAGGCCCGCGAGCTGGGCCTCACCCCGCTCGCGCGGATCGTCTCCACCGGTGTCTCGGCCCTGTCCCCGGAGATCATGGGACTCGGTCCGGTCGAGGCGTCCCGGCAGGCCCTGAAGCGGGCCGGGCTGACCGTGGGCGACATCGACCTGGTCGAGATCAACGAGGCCTTCGCCGCCCAGGTGATCCCGTCCTACCGCGACCTCGGCATCGACCTGGACCGGCTGAACGTCAACGGCGGCGCGATCGCCGTGGGCCACCCCTTCGGCATGACCGGCGCGCGCATCACCGGAACACTCGTCAACTCCCTCCAGTTCCACGACAAGCAGTTCGGACTGGAGACGATGTGCGTCGGCGGCGGTCAGGGCATGGCGATGGTGGTCGAACGCCTCAGCTGA
- a CDS encoding ABC transporter ATP-binding protein, with product MTTSSIAGRTTAVAARATDLSKIYGQGETQVVALDRVSVDFRQAEFTAIMGPSGSGKSTLMHCVAGLDTFSSGSVRIGDTELGSLKDKQLTRLRRDKIGFIFQAFNLLPTLTALENITLPMDIAGRKPDQEWLDSVIRMIGLADRLGHRPSQLSGGQQQRVAVARALAAKPEIIFGDEPTGNLDSRSGAEVLGFLRNSVRDLGQTVVMVTHDPVAAAYADRVVFLADGRIVDEVYDPTADSVLDRMKQFDGKGRTS from the coding sequence GTGACCACCTCTTCCATCGCCGGCCGGACCACCGCCGTGGCCGCGCGTGCCACGGATCTGTCGAAGATCTACGGACAGGGCGAGACCCAGGTGGTCGCCCTCGACCGGGTCTCCGTCGACTTCCGCCAGGCCGAGTTCACCGCGATCATGGGCCCCTCCGGGTCCGGCAAGTCCACGCTGATGCACTGCGTCGCGGGCCTGGACACGTTCTCCTCCGGTTCGGTGCGCATCGGCGACACCGAACTCGGCTCGCTGAAGGACAAGCAGCTCACCCGGCTGCGCCGGGACAAGATCGGCTTCATCTTCCAGGCGTTCAACCTGCTGCCGACGCTCACGGCCCTGGAGAACATCACGCTTCCGATGGACATCGCCGGCCGCAAGCCGGACCAGGAGTGGCTCGACTCCGTGATCCGGATGATCGGGCTCGCCGACCGGCTGGGCCACCGGCCCTCCCAGCTCTCCGGCGGTCAGCAGCAGCGCGTCGCCGTCGCCCGGGCGCTGGCGGCCAAGCCGGAGATCATCTTCGGTGACGAGCCCACCGGAAACCTCGACTCGCGCTCCGGCGCCGAGGTGCTCGGCTTCCTGCGCAACTCCGTGCGCGACCTGGGCCAGACGGTGGTGATGGTGACCCACGACCCGGTGGCCGCGGCGTACGCGGACCGGGTGGTGTTCCTCGCGGACGGGCGGATCGTGGACGAGGTGTACGACCCCACGGCGGATTCGGTCCTCGACCGTATGAAGCAGTTCGACGGCAAGGGCCGCACCAGCTGA
- a CDS encoding cystathionine beta-synthase — protein MQFHDSMISLVGNTPLVRLNNVTKGIKATVLAKVEYFNPGGSVKDRIALRMIEAAEQSGELKPGGTIVEPTSGNTGVGLAIVAQQKGYKCIFVCPDKVSTDKINVLRAYGAEVVVCPTAVAPEHPDSYYNVSDRLVRETPGAWKPDQYSNPNNPLSHYHSTGPELWEQTEGRITHFVAGVGTGGTISGTGRYLKEASGGKVKVIGADPEGSVYSGGSGRPYLVEGVGEDFWPTAYDQGVADEIVAVSDKDSFQMTRRLAKEEGLLVGGSCGMAVVGALRVAERLGPDDVVVVLLPDSGRGYLSKIFNDEWMADYGFLEDEGPSARVADVLSDKEGGSIPSLVHMHPDETVGEAIEVLREYGVSQMPIVKPGAGHPDVMAAEVVGSVVERELLDALFTKRAALEDPLEKHMSAPLPQVGSGEPVADLMSVLGSADAAIVLVEGKPTGVVSRQDLLSFLAKGGKH, from the coding sequence GTGCAATTCCACGACTCGATGATCAGCCTCGTCGGCAACACCCCGCTGGTTCGGCTCAACAACGTCACCAAGGGGATCAAGGCGACCGTCCTGGCGAAGGTCGAGTACTTCAACCCCGGCGGCTCCGTGAAGGACCGCATCGCCCTGCGCATGATCGAGGCGGCCGAGCAGAGCGGGGAACTCAAGCCCGGTGGCACGATCGTCGAGCCGACCAGTGGGAACACCGGCGTGGGACTGGCCATCGTGGCCCAGCAGAAGGGCTACAAGTGCATCTTCGTGTGCCCGGACAAGGTCTCCACGGACAAGATCAACGTGCTGCGCGCGTACGGCGCCGAAGTGGTCGTGTGCCCGACGGCCGTCGCGCCGGAGCACCCGGACTCCTACTACAACGTCTCCGACCGGCTGGTCCGTGAGACCCCCGGAGCCTGGAAGCCCGACCAGTACTCGAACCCGAACAACCCCCTGTCGCACTACCACTCCACCGGTCCCGAGCTGTGGGAGCAGACCGAGGGCAGGATCACGCACTTCGTGGCCGGCGTCGGAACCGGCGGCACCATCTCCGGCACCGGGCGCTACCTGAAGGAAGCCAGCGGCGGCAAGGTCAAGGTCATCGGTGCCGACCCGGAGGGCTCGGTGTACTCCGGCGGCTCCGGCCGGCCCTACCTCGTCGAGGGCGTCGGTGAGGACTTCTGGCCGACCGCCTACGACCAGGGCGTGGCCGACGAGATCGTCGCCGTCTCCGACAAGGACTCCTTCCAGATGACCCGCCGCCTCGCCAAGGAGGAGGGCCTGCTGGTCGGCGGCTCCTGCGGCATGGCCGTCGTCGGGGCGCTGCGGGTGGCCGAGCGGCTCGGCCCGGACGACGTCGTGGTGGTCCTGCTGCCGGACAGCGGGCGCGGGTACCTGTCGAAGATCTTCAACGACGAGTGGATGGCCGACTACGGCTTCCTGGAGGACGAGGGCCCGAGCGCCCGCGTCGCCGACGTGCTGAGCGACAAGGAGGGCGGCTCCATCCCGTCCCTGGTCCACATGCACCCGGACGAGACCGTCGGCGAGGCGATCGAGGTGCTGCGCGAGTACGGCGTCTCGCAGATGCCGATCGTGAAGCCGGGCGCCGGTCACCCGGACGTCATGGCGGCCGAGGTGGTCGGCTCGGTGGTCGAGCGGGAGCTGCTGGACGCGCTGTTCACCAAGCGGGCTGCGCTGGAGGACCCGCTGGAGAAGCACATGTCGGCCCCGCTGCCGCAGGTCGGTTCCGGCGAGCCGGTCGCCGACCTGATGTCCGTGCTGGGCTCGGCGGACGCGGCGATCGTGCTGGTGGAGGGCAAGCCGACCGGCGTCGTCAGCCGTCAGGACCTGCTCTCCTTCCTGGCCAAGGGCGGAAAGCACTGA